The genomic segment ATCACATCATTAATTAATGAACTCCCTaaactaactaactaactatTAATCTATAAGCTAATCTCAACAAGTATATATGAAGAGATATCTGAAAGAAGAGTAATGATGAAAATACAAAGGATACAAACTTTGTCTAGCTTCTAAGGGTGATTGGTGGCCCTATTATTTTCAAGCATTCACTTATAAAGTTGTAAGATTATACGTAAATCAATACTAAATAGATTGAGCATAAATCATAAAACGGAGTTCTTATGGGTATTTCCTGTAATGAAAAACTGGAATGAACTACGACTGTAATTACTGGTCGAAAGTAATTATCACATTACATCTGAATAACCTCATATAACTACCGGAATGAAACTATATCTATATTATCTTCTAATTGCACACTATAGGTATATTTATAAGAAATTTAGGTAGACAGTAATAACTAAAATAAACGTTTTACCATTGTGACTTTTAAAGTAATTCCTTATGAGtggatttttattttcaatgaGAGTAATGGGAACAAACAACTTTTCTTAATAATTTGAACATGCCAGGAACATTGTTCCGGATGAAGCACTGAGTTAACTATGGAATGAAATCTTtaatttacccaaaaaaaaaaaaaaaatcttaatcaACTTACAATGCTGCCCAACTTCTCCTCATTTTTTACTATCTATTCACCAAAATTGCAAGTTAACTCGGCGTAAATCTGAATTAGTAAATTTTgaatatgttttaaaaaaaaaaaaattacctgaAATTGATTGACTTCCACCTTCTAGAAGCAAACATGTTTTCGCATTTGTTAATCTGAAATAGCTAAAGAGGGGAAACGTTTCTTTTCTAATAGCACTATGAGAAACAGAGCCTAGTGGAAATAGGAATGGCTATAACTCAGAGTCTCATAGGATTgtaattttatcttttaaatcCAATGTCCTTCCCTTAGGTTATAACCATCAAGCTTTCTTTcttaaaacggaaaagggtcatatTTACCCCTCTACTGTCAAATAAGGTTCATATATACCCTTTGTTATACTATTAGAACATAaatacccctaccgttatactttgggttcaaatatctTTCATATCGGTTAAATATGCGAGTCCCACCTTAAAATAGACGGATAGAGGGTTGAGATTACATTTGAGGACCCAGATCATTTTTGCCCCATCCAACACCCAAAATAACCCATAACCTGACTCAAATGAAGCTTCAACAATGGAGTAAGTTGCCGGAAATACTCACCGGAGATTTTGACCGCAAAGGGCAACCGAGTAGAACTCCACAAGAGCACAAAAACACCAATGCAAAGCTCAACAGGCAACCGAGTAGAACTCCACAAGAGCACAAAAACCCCAATGCAAAGCTCAACGATGTCAAAAAGCTTCGCGATGCTTTTGAAACTGTGGAATATCAGAATCACTCTATTTTCCATTATCTCAGTACCAAAATCAAAAGCATCCATTTGAAGAGCAAGGAATACAAGATCTATTGAAGGACAGAAAAGTTTGGTTGTTCAATAGCTGATGCAGAATCCCCTGTTGCCTTGTTGATTTCATGTTTAGGGAATACATTAAGCTGTCTGATTAGCTTTTCCGCCATTGTTATAGGAAATTCCGAAGcagaagatgaaaaaaaaatcatcatcattagcctCAGTAGACGTTACAGTTGATGAGAAAGATAAGGATAGAAAAGTTTGGTTGATTACTCATGTATGAGAAAGATGAGGATAGAAAGTTTGGCTGATTACTCCATTGTTGGAGCTTCATTTGGGTCGGGTTATGGGTTATTTTGGGTAATGGATGGGTCAAAAATGATCTGGTCCTCTAATATAATCTCAAACCTCCATGTGTCTATTTTAAGGTGGGACCCGCATATTTAACGAAACGGGAGCATATTTGAGCCCAAAATATAAAGGTAGGGGTATTATGTtccaatagtataacgaagggtatatataaaccttatttgaatgtataaaccTTATTTGAATGTACAGGGGTAAatatgacccttttccgttcttAAAATGCATTTGCCTTTCATTTTCAGTTTCCTAATCCTAGTACTCCACATTTTATAGAGAGTCCATGTCTTTCTTTTTGTTAAATTGCAAATTTCTGTAACTATACTTTTGATCACTATTAGTGCAATTCATATAGTTTCTAAAAATGTCAAATCAAAAGGAGTTGGCGCGCGAACAAAATCGCATATTAACAACTGAAAAAAATGCATGCAGAATAGCCCAAAACAGACAATTCTATAAGAACTACTGGTTAGGAAACTATTAGAATTATCAATTTAGCAAATAAATGGGCTGGGATATTGGGAGGAGAAATGACTTACTTATACCGGATATCTACACCAACTATATTAGTTTATCTTgattattaataaaattgaaGCGATAACGTGTGTTATTTAATACTCCccccggatcaaaaaaagaatccacttagccatttgcacactccttaagaaactacacacttcaagaaaaaaatatgtaaattgactaaactaccccaaattaaataggcattgggatttgatcacataacacttaaaaGGAGCAAATCTGGAAAGATAAGATTAAtcatttcttgatttaataagtggacacttttttgacccaagaaaaaaagggtaagtggatacttttttttatccggagggagtaatgattaagtgaaaaaaaatttatgaaaaaacaCACATATTATGTATTTAATGAATTGATATAAACATCAAAATGAGtaaattttttccaaagttAAGGTTTTTGGTTCAGCGTGTGTATGTACCGTGCCAAGTGCCAAACGGAGAGTTAAACGAAtgctccctctgtttcaatttatgtgataccgTTCGGATTTTGACAGTCAAACAAGAAATTTTTTTACCGCGAGTTATTTGTATGCtctttaaattgttaattattgtgacttaaagtactttttatgtagtttctaactatgtaatttatttttcaaaaaacttaaagattgtaCGTTGAAATTCACGGTCAAAATAAAAAGTTTGATTCTCGAAATTCAAActgtatcatataaattgggacagaaggaGTATTATATAATTTTCAAGAATTGCCAAGACTTGGGACAAAGCGCTTGAGTATGATAGTTATGTTTTGATAGAACCAAGaaaacaaacttattttttccaTCTGTCCCTTATTACACTGAAAATGACATATCGAATCCTCATTTAATTGAACGCCCAATTATACCCATTTTTCAGCCCATTCTTACGTCTTGTTTGAAAACCAAAAGGCTCCTCTTCTGTCTATAAATAACCACACACACTTTCATTATTTCTCTTGTGCTACAGCTTCCTCCTAGCTTTAGCTATACTAgctagtgaaaaaaaaaacacatggTCCCTATATTAGCTTTTCATCATCTCTCTGGAGGTGATGATAGTATGAGCCAACAAGagtacttattttgaaacacaaatgGCGTTATCCCTCCTGAGCTTATTCTTCTTACATGCTTTCCTCGTCTTTTCTAACTTTAGAGGGGCGGTTCGAGCTTTCTTGACCTTGCAAGTCCGAGGTTATCTCATGTGGCCCTCGAAGTGAGGAAGCTGTTAAaattctcttctcttttctatCCCTCCTGAGCTTTTACTTTTTCAATACAAACCTTGGCTAAGATTGGGCTAGCTATTTCATTTGtatttcatattattgttatgcATTTACCTGTTCTTTTGCCTTTTCGTGTATGCAAAGGTTTTGTGCATGTATTGAAAACACCGAGATGTagtgtataaatatataattcagTTTATTTCTCCACTCTTTATTCTCCTTCAATTTCAGAATACTATATGATAGAAATACGTGAAAATAATATAACAGAAAATTGTAAAACATGTACTAGTCATTTTCAGCAGTCCATTAGGCTTTTAGCTTCAATAATAACAACCTAACAGCTTTTTGGTCAATTTATTCCAGCATAAAAGAATGAAAGCGCCAAATTTCTTATTCCTTAAGCATATGTCAGTTTCCTGTACAGGGACCCAAAATTGTACTAGTATGTCTTTGAAGCTGGCTTATTGGAATAGTAAAGGTAAATCATTTGAAATATTTATGTTTCAAGGAATGTACGTTTTAGACTATGATTTGCCCAACAGTAAATCATTGCAGTGCCTTGTCCCTCTCCCTCCCTGTAATTAATTCAAATGTGTACgtccttatattaattaacATAGGCAAAATTCTTTGTAGGTTCCACTCTTTAGTCTTTGACCAATTTCCCGAACCTTATCAGTTGGTCTGCAGATCGCCTATGTGGTATTTGCGCGATTGGGCTTGATGTGATACCTAGGAACAAATTTGTGAGATTTATTCAACCCAGCAGACAATATGTGTCATGGGCTAGTGATCTGACGTGCTAAAATAAGCTTGTTGTGGACAAATTTTTTGTATAAGAGACAGTTTCTCTGTGGCCACTAAATAATTAATGCACGGAAAAAGTGGTAAGAGAATTCAAAAGAGAAGCAAAAACAAGTTAAGAAAgtactaaaaataattttttgcaaAAGCTAGGGCCCTAAAAGATAAATGTTAGGTGAAGATAGATGATATCACAACTGCAAATCCACCTGTCAATTGGTAACGTAACGTCCCATATATTTGTAATTCCATCTCTATGATTCTTTCTGTACTTAATCCAGCTTAAGCAGCTAAGAAATTAGATTGAGTTGACATGTCAACAACAGGACAGTAGAATAGAAGTAACAGAAAAATGGAAAAGCATATAGCATACTGGAGAGAAGCAGCCTCAGGGGCATCGAttgaaaatagaaagaaataaacaCACACGAATAAGCTAAGGGAATTTAATAGAGTATCTACAATATATACAGAACAACTAGTTTTGACCttatatacaatgtaattttccaGCGAAAGAGGTTCGGATGAATCCTTTGCAACCCTCCCTCCGCCCCTACTGACGGGACTCAGAAAAGGTTAACCATAGCACAGATTGTTTCTATGTATCAATGCCCAAACATATTTAGAATAGGCAGGTAATTTTTCTTCTATTGTAACCACAAGTCTAAATGTGTTGTAGGGCACATTTAACTGAACTTGCAACACATATTATGGATGAATTGCATTATATATTATCAGCACCTATTGTGAGCAACTTTGTAGTGATCTAATAGGAACTCCTCCTAACTAAGCTTACAGAGTTGAAGTGCTTTCAATTCCATAGACCCGTAGCTTTCTTACGTTCAATGCAACTATGGTGCATTGAAACTTACAGTAAACAACTTGTGGAGATGAAAATGGTTGATTGCCCTCGTGATATCATCTTCAAACTCTGCCTTTGTAGCTAAAATCTTAGGCATGTCATCTACTTTGTAAAATGGCTTCTTTTACTCAATCTGTCTCTCTGTACGTAATAAGATTCTGGAGAAATTCAACCATTTTCTGTCTGATGTGAACCTTCGTACTACACCATTCATTACTAATTTGTCTCAGTTTTAGCCAGACACATCCATATTAGCAGTTGATTTTCGTGTATTACCTATGGATATAGTCTGTCTAAATCCATTTCTTGTTGGTAGTGGCCGCCCTACCTTGTTGGATCCTTTCAGTCTGATAGGTGGCTCGAAACTAAATCGTGCAACATAGCTAGATAAACAATACATGCAATTAATACATTGCCCGTGTGGCACGTCTAATAAACGTGACAATAAAAGGTGATGTGGAATAATACTAACTAAATAAAAGAAACTCTGTACTCGGCAGTAAAGCAAATTTATACAATAGCATTCTATCGAAAAGACACAGATATATTCTGCAATGGAATTACATCGACAGTCCCAGTCGGTTAAGTATGAATAGTTTAGATCACATgtttatttcaattttcaatGCCAGTTTTGGATATGTATAGCAAGTTGTGATCTCAAACCGTGTGTATACTTTTACGAAAAAAACTAACGCGTTGCGTTTATATGTTACCAAACAACTTCTCATACTTCATCTTCACTATCTCCAGACAAAATAATTAAGAGATATGATGAAACAAAGGAGCTGGCGAACGATTCACACACATAATTAAGACTAAAATATTATAGCCTACGAATTGACCATTTGATAGAAGGGGAAAAAAGGGCATTCACCGAATAATACAAAGTTATTACCTAGAAAAATGATATTCATAACAAACTAGTTGGATATAAATTGGGCTTGACAACTTCTCCAGTAACAATGAGGGGCAGGGAAGAAAGTCAAAATGTGTTAACACCTGCTGTGGGTTAGTATTTACCAGAGGGACAGTAACTACTGCTTGGAGAGACCCCCACAGCTACTAATAAATTGTAAACAAAGTTAAGATAAGCTCTTTACGCTGTGCTTAAACACACCTTCCAGCTCAACCTCCACCACAATGCAATCATTGACAAGATAACCTTTTTTCTGATCATGCAACTCAGTTAAAGGCATAAAACCTGGAAAACCCCAATTTACCCTGGTAGTTGAAAACCAAATACAATCtgtaaaaagtaaaataaaataaaaaggaaaatcagAAACTATTAGAAATGCAAAAAAGAatctaatattttgaaaaagaaaactaGGTTTTGATTTATAGTGGTATTCATCTTGCAAGATTTCGATATGAAAATATGCTAGTCACACAAATAGAAACAAATGATTTCAGATATTTAAAGAAGTTTCACGTGACAAACTCAAGTGAACTAGGTAACAAATTAATATTTGCCTTACAAGATAGCTTTTTGCATCCACCATTTATCTGATCCTTGAGGCAAATGTTGCAATTTGCCTTCACTTTCTGATGGCGATCAAAGTCCTTAGCATCAACAGAACATAAGAATATTGAGATATTACGCCCCTTATTTTTTACATCGCCTTTTGGATATAGCCAGAGCTTCCTACACAAGAAATTAACACAAGGATTCAGAAACAAATAAATTCAGAATGAGTGATGGTACGGTgggaaaaaataatatacacGACAAACAATTATGCGCCAAGGAGATGAAGTCAGTACCATTTGTAATCTCCCACAGTAAATTCTTCAGAAAACCAATCTTCGCCAAGATTGGAGAAATTACAGATCCTCCATTCACGCTTAAATGAGTCATTAGATTTTACCATGGACAAACATTCACTGATTGCTTGCCTTTGGACGACAAATACCTCTGCTCCAAAGACACATTTGTCATCAGCAAGGTATCCGTTAGAGGCCTCTTTGAATGTTCTGTGAGAAAGAAATTTGGGAAGTCCCCATAAAGACTTGATAGGTTGAAAGCGCCGCATTTTTCCTAAATCAAGGCATTGTAGCATCATATCAGTTGagccaattattgaaaaataaacaagatGGAAGTTACTCCGTTTTATATTATCAACTCAGCCCATCATCAATGTTATTTCAATATCACACCAAAAAGCTTAGATGGGATACACTAGAGGAAAATGTATATGctaagaaaagaaataagatGTATAACACACTAACACTGTACCTCGCACTGAAAGATAATTGTCACAGAGTTGATTGAACACAAAGAAGGTAAATATAGCATTGACCTCCCAACCAGCAGGCAGGAAACTAGTCCTTGAAATGGCCAAGTAAACTGAAATATGTTCACTTCCCTTATTGCTTCCCATTCCATCAGGATAAATGATCATTTTCCTGTATCAAGTCCAAAATCCATTCAACAATATAATTCAAACCATTTAGGACAAACTTCAATTAAAATGATCCACTGTTCTTTATACTAAGAATGATCATAATTCCTTAACTAAGTAACATACAACTGGCCACAATTTTGTCCTATTTTATAGTAACATAATTTAACTAGCCACAGAGATGACAAAAATAGTGTGAATGACATGATTTAAGAAAGAAGTTTTAGTATATTAACGTTAATATCTGCACAGaaccaaagagagaaaaatctaTCATTTTTTGACAAAAACCATAATGTCTCACTGCGTGTGCACACGTTTTGAATTAGCTTCCTACTGAAATATCTTAAATGCCTTTAACCAGTAGTTTGTTGGTTGGTTAAAGGGTAATTATGGATGGCATGGGTGTTTAGTATAAAGGAACAGATATTTTGTAAGGAAAAAAACAGTATGGAAATTTGATCTTTCCTTCAGATCTGTATTGAATCTCTACAATTTGTTGGTCGCATGTATGAACTTCAGCTGATTTAGCTAAAGTAAACATTTGCTTTCCTCTTTCAGACTAAACAATTTGTTAGACTATTTAAAATCAAGCTGAACTTTCCCAAAGTCATCATTATTAATCCACTTCttattctgtttttttttttttttttttttaatttttttaaacataataaggatCTACCATCTCCCAAATAgttgttacttttttttttgttgggggggggggggggggggggggctaaaGGAGGGAATTCTAAATTAAGAGTCATTACAAACAGggactgatttggaagattCAGTCCCTATCActgttgtcaaaggcgcgcttaagccTTGAAGGGAGGCGtgaaacatgttgagcgcttcgctTGCTTTAAGGGCGCTTCAGCGTCGCCATCATGTCTCTAAggcatacttttccttgccagtGAGTGCAGTCCTGAAGATGCGACACTAAACAATTGATAATtttctttgtccatatttttgttattcatgcttataattataattatttttgttattcatgcttatgaTTATTAATCTCGGACTACACAtacatatttgtttttttatctACATttgcgccttttttcattataaagcccacgctttatttgcACTTCGCGCTTTGCGCTTAGAGCTTTTTGGTACTTtgcgcttttgataacactggaCCCTATGAAGTCCTTGCAAAAGGTAAATAAGCAAATAAAGGTAAAGAATTGTTACGCTATTAAGAATAAAACTTGAGAGTCCCTGTACATTCGGTTCAAGGAAAGCGGGAAGGTGAAGGAAAGGGAAGCAAGAAGGTCAAATTGATATACATTTCCTAATCCAACCATCTCCTGTAATTATATGGTATAACTGGAAGGTAAGCAAACAGCATATACTTCCATATAGCTCAATCTACTAATTTCAGAGGATAATCATTAAAACTTGAAAGTTCATACAGAGAGTAGCATAGCACCCGAACATTTCATTACCTTTAAATCTACTTCCTAAGCAatgaaagaaaatgattttcctGTGCGAAAAGGACAAAGGGAAACAGCATTTACCCCTACTGTTAtccgccctacctttcaaggtgggggttaggtctgcgtacactctaccctccccagaccccacatggtgggattatactgggcttgttgttgttgttgttgttatcaagGAATAGCAATAGCTTATGGTATTTTCCTTTTGACCTCTTGCTCCCTTCTACAACTCCTCATCATTCAGTTTAAACCAAACACATACAGTATCAAGAAATAGTCAACAGGACAATATCAAACATTATTATTCTCACACTCTCAAGAAGGGGGGAAGTCATTTAGCTTGGTACTTCATAAAATGTTCAATGGCAAATATAAATTTAAGAGCTTAATACAGCATTAGTGAGGATTGACATAAGTGTCTTACCATTTATAACCACCAGCCTCAAATTCATTTGATTCAAACTTCTCAATGCCACTCTCTGAAAGTAGGGAGAAAGACTCAATTTTCAACAAATAGTGTCTTTGGTGAAGCCTCTCTAACTTCCACTGTCATTTCTGCCCATATTGCACATCAAACAAAAAGGATAAATGTTATTGCAATTATTCTTTTTCTGAAATTAAGGGTGAAAAAACTAGTCAAGTAAATGTTAGCTCCATCTAATAACCACAATAGACAAAATATACTTCAATAAATAAAGTGTACTCTCTAACAGCTAAAACTTTTAGATAAAATGACACAATTCAGCACCATATCAAAACAGGCAAAAGGTTCCGGGTGCAAATCTCGCCGCCACCCAAAAATCTATAAATATCTTAAGAATCTCGCAAAAAGCTTAAATAAGACGGTTACACAATTCAACAAAATAAGACCAGTCAAGTAATGTTAAAGTTCCATTTCACAATCATAAaccagaaaatgtttttcagtTTTCCCACGTTCGGTTGGttaaaatgttttgaaaaacattttgaCTAGCAAAACAACTTCCTTAAAATCGAGGAAAATGAATAGAtgtaggaaaaacaagtttcatAAGTAACATTCCAAGTTCGTTGTCTCCTCCCCTACCCACCAAACGCCCCCAACCCCACCCTTTGACCATTCTTCACCCCCGAACCCCCGCTCCCCACACCATCCCACCCCCATAGTGTTTTGCTAGGTTACATATGGTTAGAATAGTTAGTGTTGATGGGAGTATATGAGAGATTGAATTTTGGAGAGAAATGAAAGTTACTCTTTTCAGAGACTAAATTTTTGTGGTTAGTCTGAAATTAATTAATACGttttttggtttaatttaatttcagAAATGGCTGATATTAAGTGTCTATTCCTAAAAGATGTGTCTGCTACGAAAAGTCTTTTTGATCAGATGTGTGTGCTCCGAACAGAGACACTGATTTCTTCTCAACTTGAATTTAATTGGATTTAATCCTAGAGgaattctactagcaacaacgAAGTGGGAAgcttaaattccttaaggacagAGACTACTCTATTTCTTTCCCACTTCTGAAATCTATTTTTCTAACACATATAAATGCTCTGggttaatatttttttgcttgCTTACCAAACACCCACTTGTTtcccaagaaaacattttccttcatgccaaacacacccttaagcacagaaaacacaaaaatataAGACAAACATGTCAATCCAAAATACGCATGCAGATGCCCGTATCAGAGCCTTGTTTTTGACACATAGACGCAAAGGTACTCGCACACACTAACATCAAACATGCTCTCTGTCTCTGCATTATGCagatattgtatgaattgtttaaagtaagTACTATACGTTTCTAGCAAAAGGATCGGCTAACATGTACTTCAAAAACACGCACTTTGATATGTAATTTCATGCTTATCAACGCACATATTCGAACACTGATTGGAAGCAAATAGAATATGCAT from the Lycium ferocissimum isolate CSIRO_LF1 chromosome 11, AGI_CSIRO_Lferr_CH_V1, whole genome shotgun sequence genome contains:
- the LOC132037477 gene encoding MATH domain and coiled-coil domain-containing protein At3g58200-like isoform X2 — translated: MIIYPDGMGSNKGSEHISVYLAISRTSFLPAGWEVNAIFTFFVFNQLCDNYLSVRGKMRRFQPIKSLWGLPKFLSHRTFKEASNGYLADDKCVFGAEVFVVQRQAISECLSMVKSNDSFKREWRICNFSNLGEDWFSEEFTVGDYKWKLWLYPKGDVKNKGRNISIFLCSVDAKDFDRHQKVKANCNICLKDQINGGCKKLSYCIWFSTTRVNWGFPGFMPLTELHDQKKGYLVNDCIVVEVELEGVFKHSVKSLS